One Mycolicibacterium doricum genomic window, GCGTCCGCTGGTGGGCGTGGTGCGCGCGGCACGGATCGCCGCGCTGACCGCGATCCTGCACTCCGCCTGGCGGCGCTAGCCCATCCGGTGGGTCACTCGGCGGGTTTCTCCGTCGCATCCCCGGACGGTGCCGGATCCCGTTGCGGCAGGAGTGCTTCCAGGGCTGGTCCGGTGATCCGGCGAAACGCCCGACGGGGCCGGTTGGCGTCGAGGATGGCGACCTCGAGAGTCGACGGACCCAGCGTGCGGGTTTCGGAGCCGTTACCACCGGACTCGAGGGCGTCGACGGCGATGCGCACCGCGTCGGCGAGTTCAGCCTTCTCGGTGTAGGAGTCGTTGAGCTTGGCGATGATGGGCTCGGTCGTCCCACCCATCACCACGAAGTGGGGTTCGTCGGCAATCGACCCGTCGTAGGTGATCCGGTACAGCTCCGGGGCTTTGGACTCGCCGAAGTGGGCCACCTCGGCCACACACAACTCGACCTCGTAGGGCTTGGCCTGTTCGGTGAAGATCGTGCCGAGGGTCTGCGCGTAGACGTTGGCCAGTTGGCGGCCGGTCACGTCGCGGCGCGAATAGGCGTAGCCCTGGGTGTCGGCGAACCGGATCCCGCCGCTGCGCAGGTTGTTGAACTCGTTGAACCGCCCGACCGCGGCGAAGCCGACGCGGTCGTACAGTTCGCTGACCTTCTGCAGCGACCGCGACGGGTTCTCCGCGACGAACAAGACGCCGTCGGCATAGGCCAGCGCCACGACGCTGCGGCCCCGACTGATCCCCTTGCGTGCGAGCTCGGATCGCTCGCGCATCGCCTGCTCAGGCGAAATGAAATACGGGAAACTCACGAATCTGTACCTCGCGGCGCATGCGCGTCAGGGCCGAAAGTATCGGCTCGGGAACGGTTCTGGATCACTTCACGGGCCAGCTCGGCGATCCTCTCCTGGGTGACCTCTTCGGCCCCGTCGGCGGTGATCAGCACGGCGGTCGGGAAGATGCCGCGCACCAGATCCGGCCCGCCGGTGGCCGAATCGTCGTCGGCGGCATCGTAGAGCGCCTCGACGGCCACGCGCAGCGCCGAATCAGCATCGTTCACCTGGTGGTAGAGCTTCTTCATCGAGGACTTGGCGAAGATAGAGCCCGAACCCACAGACTGGTAACCCTCTTCTTCGAGGTTGTGCCCGCCCGCGGCGTCGAACGAAACGATGCGCCCCGCAGCCTGCGAATCGGGGTCGTCGAGATCGAAGCCGGCCAGCAACGGCAGGGCCACGAAACCCTGCAGCGCGGCACCGAGATTGCCACGCACCATGGTGGCGAGCCGGTTCACCTTGCCCGCGAATGTGAGCGCGACACCCTCGAGCTTCTCGTAGTGTTCGAGCTCCACGGCGTACAGGCGCGCGAACTCGACCGCGATGGCAGCAGTGCCCGCAATGCCGGTCGCCGTGTAATCGTCGGTGATGTAGACCTTCTGCACGTCCCGGCTGGCGATCATGTTGCCCTGCGTGGCGCGCCGGTCACCAGCCATCACCACACCGCCGGGGAATTTCAGCGCGACGATCGTGGTGCCGTGAGGTAGCGAGTCGGTAGAAGTGCCGTGAGGCACCGAGTCGGTAGAAGTGCCGTGAGGCGTCACGTGTGCGTCGACGGCGAACGGCAGCAGGTGCGGCGCCTGGCGGCGCAGCATGTCAGAGAAGGACGACAAGTCCATGGGTACGGAGGGAACCCCTCGGGTCGTAGAGTGGAGTGGATGTCCGGGGAGGTGAGGGAAGGCCAGCTGCTCGAAGTGCGGCCAGGTCACTGTCCGCCCTTTTGGACGTAAGCGCGCACAAAGTCCTCGGCGTTCTCTTCGAGGACGTCGTCTATCTCGTCCAGCAGGTCGTCGGTCTCCTCGGTGAGCTTTTCGCGACGCTCCTGCCCGGCGCCGGCGCCGCCGGAGAGGTCGTCGTCCTCGCCACCGCCGCCACGCTTGGTCTGCTCCTGCGCCATCGCCGCCTCCTGCACTTGTCATCGGCGGGCTCACAGCCACCCGCCGGTTCCTCCACAGTACCGGTCGACGTTCGGATTGCCGGGGATAGCCGGGCGTTCGGAATGGACGGTCAGGTGGCGGTGAGCTGCTCGACGAGCTCGACTGCGCTGTCGACTGAGTCGAGCAGGGCCCCCACGTGCGCCTTGCTGCCGCGCAGCGGTTCCAGCGTCGGGATCCGTACCAGCGAATCGCCGCCGAGATCGAAGATCACCGAGTCCCAGCTGGCGGCTGCGATATCGGCGCCGAACCGGCGCAGGCACTCACCCCGGAAGTACGCGCGGGTGTCGGTGGGCGGGCTGTCGACAGCGTCGAGTACCTGCTGTTCGGTGACCAGACGCTTCATCGACCCGCGGGCGACCAGTCGGTTGTACAGCCCCTTGTCCAGCCGGACGTCCGAGTACTGCAGGTCCACCAAGTGCAGCCGGGGCGCCGACCAGCCGAGGTTCTCCCGGTGCCGGAACCCTTCGAGCAGCCGCAGCTTGGCCGGCCAGTCGAGGATCTCGGCGCACTCCATGGGGTCGCGCTCGAGCAGGTCCAGCACGTCGGCCCAGGTCTCGACGACGTGGGAGGCTCGCGGGTCGGGGTCGCGGGAGTCGACCAGCTTGGCCACCCGGTCGAGGTAGATGCGTTGCAGCGCCAGCGCCGTGAGCTCACGGCCGTCGGCGAGCGCGACCGTCGCCCGCAGCGACGGATCCCGGCTGATCACGTGCACCGCGTGCACCGGCCGGGCCAGCGCCAGGTCCGACAGGTCCATCCTCTCCTCGATGAGGTCGAGGACCAACGAGGTGGCGCCCAGCTTGAGATAGGTCGAGGTCTCCGCCAGGTTCGCGTCGCCGATGATGACGTGCAGGCGCCGGTACTTGTCGGCGTCGGCGTGCGGTTCGTCGCGGGTGTTGATGATGCCGCGTTTGAGCGTGGTCTCCAGACCGACCTCGACCTCGATGTAGTCGGCGCGCTGGGACAGCTGGAAGCCGGGTTCGTCACCCGAGGGCCCGATACCGACCCGGCCCGACCCGGTGACCACCTGGCGTGACACCAGGAACGGGGTAAGCCCGGCGATCACCGCGGAGAATGGGGTCTGACGGCTCATCAGGTAGTTCTCGTGCGACCCGTAGGACGCGCCCTTGCCGTCCACGTTGTTCTTGTAGAGCTGCAGCTTGGCCGCGCCCGGCACGCTCGCGACGTGCCGCGCCGCGGCCTCCATCACCCGCTCTCCGGCCTTGTCCCAGATCACCGCGTCGAGCGGATCGGTGCACTCCGGTGCGGAGTACTCGGGGTGGGCGTGGTCGACGTAGAGCCGGGCACCGTTAGTCAGGATCATGTTGGCGGCGCCGACCTCGTCGGCGTCGACGACCGGGGGCGAGCCGGATGCGCGGCTCAGGTCGAAGCCGCGGGCGTCGCGCAGCGGCGACTCCACCTCGTAGTCCCACCGGGTCCGCTTGGCCCGCTGGATACCGGCCGCCGCCGCGTAGGCCAGAACCGCCTGCGTGGACGTCAGGATCGGGTTGGCGGTCGGATCGGACGGTGAGGAGATACCGTATTCGACCTCGGTTCCGATGATCCGCTGCATGACCTCAGCCTAGGCGACGCGCACCGCGACCGGGTGAGCGGCGGGCCGCCGACAGCCACGGCCTACAGGTACTGGCCGAGATTCGACTCCGTGTCGATCGCTCGGTTGGCGCTGCTGCTCTTGCCGGTGACCAGCGTGCGGATGTAGACGATCCGCTCACCCTTCTTACCCGAGATCCGCGCCCAGTCGTCCGGGTTGGTGGTGTTGGGCAGGTCCTCGTTCTCGGCGAACTCGTCGACGATCGAGTCGAGCAGATGCTGGATCCGCAGCCCCTTCCTGCCGGTCTCGAGCACAGACTTGATCGCGTACTTCTTGGCGCGGTCGACGACGTTCTGGATCATCGCGCCGGAGTTGAAATCCTTGAAGTACATGACCTCTTTGTCGCCGTTGGCGTATGTGACCTCGAGGAAGCGGTTGTCGTCGATCTCGGCGTACATCCGGTCGACCACCTTCTCGATCATCGCCTTGATCGTCAGCGACCGGTCCCCACCGAACTCCGCCAGATCGTCTTCGTTGACCGGCAGTTCCTCGGTGAGGTACTTGCTGAAGATGTCCTGCGCCGCCTCGGCATCCGGTCGCTCGATCTTGATCTTGACGTCCAGGCGGCCGGGTCGCAGGATCGCCGGGTCGATCATGTCCTCACGGTTGGAGGCGCCGATCACGATGACGTTCTCCAGGCCCTCGACACCGTCGATCTCGCTCAGCAGCTGCGGGACCACCGTCGTCTCCACGTCCGAGCTGACGCCGGTACCGCGGGTGCGGAAGATCGAGTCCATTTCGTCGAAGAACACGATCACCGGGGTGCCCTCGGACGCCTTCTCCCGCGCCCGCTGGAAGATCAGTCGGATGTGCCGCTCGGTCTCGCCGACGAACTTGTTCAGCAGCTCGGGGCCCTTGATGTTGAGGAAGTACGACTTCGCCTCGCGGGCGTCGTCGCCGCGCACCTCGGCCATCTTCTTGGCCAGGGAGTTGGCAACCGCCTTGGCGATCAGTGTCTTACCGCAGCCGGGCGGACCGTAGAGCAGCACGCCCTTGGGCGGCCGCAGCGAGTATTCCCGGTAGAGCTCCTTGTGCAGGAACGGCAACTCGACGGCGTCGCGGATCTGCTCGATCTGGCGGGTAAGGCCACCGATGTCGCTGTAGGCCACGTCGGGCACCTCCTCGAGCACCAGATCCTCGACCTCGGCCTTGGGAATGCGCTCGAAGGCGTAACCGGCCTTGGTGTCGACCAGCAGCGAATCACCCGGGCGCAGCCGGCGAGGCCGGTCGTCTTCGAGTTCCGGGCCGGCGACCTCGGCGTCGGGCAGGTGCTCGACCGACACCAGCGGCTCGGCCAGCCAGACGATGCGCTCCTCGTCGGCGTGACCGACGACCAGCGCGCGGTGTCCGTCGGAGAGGATCTCGCGCAGGGTGCTGATCTCGCCGACGGCCTCGAACGTGCCGGCCTCGACCACGGTCAGCGCCTCGTTGAGGCGGACGGTCTGCCCTTGCTTGAGCGCCTTGACGTCGATGTTGGGTGAGCAGGTCAGCCGCATCTTGCGTCCGGAGGTGAACACGTCGACCGTGTCGTCCTCGTGGGCGGCGAGCAGGACGCCGTAGCCGCTCGGGGGCTGCCCCAGCCGGTCGACCTCCTCACGCAGCGCGAGCAGTTGCTGCCGCGCCTCCTTGAGGGTGTCCATCAGCTTCGCGTTGCGCGCGGCGAGCGAGTCGATGCGCGCTTCGAGCTGGTGGACGTCACGGGCACTGCGCAGACCGCTCTGCGGGCCTACCGCGTTCTCGAGCTGCTCTCGGAGGGCGGTCGCCTCGCGGCGCAGCTCCTCCAACTCCGCGGCGTCCTCACTGGACAGGCCGGACTCGTGGGGTGTCGTGAAACCGTCTTCTCTGGCTTCGTGACGCTGTGACTCACTCATGTTGCGCCCCTTTCCCACACCGAATAGTGGTGCAGTAACAACTTCAACGCTACCGGCGATTCAGACTTTGTGTGTGGCGTCGGGATTCGACACACCCCCAGCACTGTTAACCTCGGACCCGAGCTAGACCGATCGAAAGGACACCCGTGACCCTGAAAACCCTCGTAACCGGCGTTGCAGCAGCCGCTGTAGTAGCAGGTGGCGCGACAGGTGTGACCTCCATTGCATCGAATACGGTGGCTCCGGCAGCCCTGCCCGCCGTGGCGCCCGTCGTGTTCGGCGTGCCCGTGCCCCAGGTTCCGGCACCCGACCTGGCAGGTCCGCTGACCCAGACGCTGCAGGCCCTCGCCGGACCCGGGTCCTTCCGGGGTAAGGCGCCGTTCATCCAGGGCGGCATCGGGAGGGTCGAAGCGGTCGGCGCCGACCGCGCGTACCAGAACGCGGCCGCGCAAGGCAAGTTCCCGCTGAGCTTCAGCGTCGCCAATGTCGACCAGAACGGCGGCGTGGCCACGGCCGACGTCACCGCGACCGCGGCTACCGGCGGCGTCGCCACGCAGAACATCGTCTTCGTCGCCGGCCCCAGCCCGAGTGGCTGGCAGGTGTCGAGAAGCTCCGCCCTGGCGTTGCTCTCGGCGGTCGGCTGAGCCGTCCGCCGGTGCCGCACCGCACCATGACCGCAGTAGTCCGAAGCGCCGTCACCGTTCTGGTGGCGGCGTTCGGCCTTTCAGTCGGTCTGGGCGGCTGCGGTAGCGACAAACCGCCGGCCCCCGCCCCGTCGCCGGTGGCCTCCACCCCGGCCGCGGCAGCGGCTCCTGCGGTGCCCGCGCCCCTGCCGCCACCCAGCGCGCTGACCGACGTGCTGTACCGGCTGGCCGATCCCAACGTGCCGGGCACCGAGAAACTCGGCCTGGTCGAAGATGCCGGACCCGGCGACGCGGCGACACTCGACCGCTTCGGCAAGGCGTTGGCCGACAATGGCTATCACCCGATGACCTTCGACGCGGCCGACCTGGCGTGGGCGGCGGCGGCCGACGACGTGGTGGCCACCGTGATCGCCAGGACGCCGCCGGGCCGCACCGGTGGCGACTTCACGTTCCCGATGGAATTCGCGCGTACCCCCGACGGCGGTTGGCAGCTGACCCGCGACAGCGCCGACACGCTGCTCGAGGTGGACGCCGGCCAGGGACCGCCGCGCTGAAACATGTGGATCGGTTGGCTGGAGTTCGACCTTCTCCTCGGTGATGTGCGTTCACTCAAACAGAAGCGTTCCGCGATCCGGCCGGTGATCGCCGAACTGCAGCGACGGTTCACCGTCTCGGCGGCCGAGACCGGCGCTCAGGATCTGCATCGCCGGGCCGGTATCGGGCTGGCCGTCGTGGCCGCCGACCTCGCGCATGTGGTGGACGTGCTCGACGCCGCCGAACGGCTGGTCGCCGCCCGCCCGGAGATGGAGCTGCTCTCGGCACGCCGCGGTCTGCGGCGCAGCGACGATGATTAGTCCGCGGACCTAGTCGGTCGCCTCCGTCGGCACGGCCAGCTGCCGCTTGCGCCGCAACGGGACCGGGGCGATGGCTCCGGGCGCCAGCCGGCGGGCACTGATCAGGAACGCGGTGTGGCCGCGCATGGTGTGCTGTGGCCGGACCGCCAGTCCGACGACGTACCAACCGCGCTGCATGCTTTCCCACGCGCGCGGTTCGGTCCAGCACTGCTGTTGGCGCAACGCCTCCACGGCCCGCGACAGCTGCGTGACGGTCGCGACGTAGATCATCAACACGCCGCCCGGCACGAGGTTGCGGGAGACGGTGTCGAGCACCTCCCACGGTGCGAGCATGTCGAGCACGACACGGTCGACCTCACCGCCGGTGTAGTCGTTGAGATCCGCCATGACCAGGTCCCAGTTGTCCGGCCGTTCACCGAAGAACGTGTCGACGTTGTGCGCGGCGTGCACCGCGTGGTCGTCGCGCACCTCATACGACGTCACCTGGCCCTGCGGTCCGACCGCCCGCAGCAGCGAGCAGGTGAGCGCACCCGAACCGGCGCCGGCTTCGAGTACGCGGGCCCCGGGGAAGATGTCACCCTCGTGGACGATCTGTGCGGCGTCCTTGGGATAGATGACCTGTGCGCCACGCGGCATCGACATGACGTAGTCGACGAGCAGCGGGCGCAGCACCAGGAATTGGTCGCCGCTGGTGGATTTGACGACGCTGCCCTCGGGCAGCCCGATGACGCTGTCCAGCGCGATCATGCCGCGGTGGGTGTGGAACTCCCCCCCGGGCGTCAGCAGCATCGTGTAATGCCGACCCTTGGCGTCGGTGAGTTGGACGCGGTCTCCGACGGCGAACGGACCGGTTCTGGGCATAGCCGCCAAGCCTGCCAGTCGGGGCGCCGCCACGGGTCCGCGGGGTTGCGCGGATCTGTCGGAGACTCGCCCTAGGCTGCTGAGCATGAGGGAGCAGCCCGCGCCGGTCCGGCGTCCCGCGCTGTCGCCGTCGCGCGCCGCCGACTTCAAACAGTGTCCGCTGCTGTACCGGTTCCGCGCGATCGACCGACTGCCCGAGCCGCAGTCCACTGCCCAGCTGCGCGGCTCGGTGGTGCACGCCGCGCTCGAACAGCTCTACGCGTTACCCGCCGCGGACCGCGGCCCCGACACGGCGCTGACCCTGGTGGCGGCGGCCTGGGACCGGGTGATCGCCGAACGGCCCGAGGCGGTGGCGGACATCGAGCCCGCGCTGCGCGACGCCCTGCTCCGGGAAGCCCGCACGCTGTTTGCGGGCTACTACCGCCTGGAGGATCCGACCCGGTTTGACCCGCAGTGCTGCGAACAGCACGTCGAAGCCGAACTGGATGACGGGACGCTGCTGCGCGGGTTCGTCGACCGCATCGACGTCGCCCCGACCGGTGAACTGCGGGTGGTCGACTACAAGACCGGTAAGGCGCCGCCGGAGGCGCGGGCGCTGGCCGAGGCGAAGGCGCTGTTCCAGATGAAGTTCTACGCGGTGGCGCTGCTGCGCTCCCGCGGAGTGCTGCCAACCCGGTTGCGGTTGCTCTACCTCGCCGACAGTCAGGTACTGGACTATTCGCCCGATCTCGAGGAGCTCATCCGCTTCGAGCGCACGTTGACCGCGATCTGGCGGGCGATCCTGGCGGCAGGCGCCACCGGCGATTTCCGACCCAAGCGGTCACGGCTGTGTGGTTGGTGCAGCCACCGCGCGCTGTGCCCGGAGTTCGGCGGCACACCGCCGCCCTACCCCGGTTGGCCCGAAAGGCCGGCGGCATGATCGGCCATCTCTATCACCGGTTGCCGGACGACCCGTCGGACAGCGGAGGCCTCGCCGCATTCGAATCGACCGCCGACACCCGCAGCAACTGGGACCCGGCCATCCAGCACGGGTCACCGCCGCTGGCGTTGCTCACGAAGGCCATCGAGGATCTCGCGGCCGGCAGTGAGTTGCGGGTCGGACGGCTCTCGCTCGACATCCTCGGCGCGGTACCGGTGGCCCCGGTCTGGGTGCGCGCGGAGGTGCTGCGGCCGGGTAACCGGATCTCGCTGATCGCGGCCGACATGCTCGCCGGCCGCCCCGACGGCAGTCTCCGCACGGTCGCGCGGGTGACGGCGTGGCTGCTCGCGCGGAGTGACACCGCCGACGCCGCCATCGATCGGTATCCGCCGCTGGTGGAAGGCGAGGCGTCGGACGTCTCGCATGCCTGGGAGAGTGCACCGGGCTATCTGGAGACGGTGAGCTGGCGCCGGCAGGCCGACGACGCGACGTCCGCGGTAGCGTGGTTGACCCCGCTTGTACCGCTCATCGACGACGAACCGACGACAGCGCTGCAGCGGCTGGCGATGGTGGTGGACTCGGCGAACGGAA contains:
- the prcA gene encoding proteasome subunit alpha; translation: MSFPYFISPEQAMRERSELARKGISRGRSVVALAYADGVLFVAENPSRSLQKVSELYDRVGFAAVGRFNEFNNLRSGGIRFADTQGYAYSRRDVTGRQLANVYAQTLGTIFTEQAKPYEVELCVAEVAHFGESKAPELYRITYDGSIADEPHFVVMGGTTEPIIAKLNDSYTEKAELADAVRIAVDALESGGNGSETRTLGPSTLEVAILDANRPRRAFRRITGPALEALLPQRDPAPSGDATEKPAE
- the prcB gene encoding proteasome subunit beta; this translates as MTWPHFEQLAFPHLPGHPLHSTTRGVPSVPMDLSSFSDMLRRQAPHLLPFAVDAHVTPHGTSTDSVPHGTSTDSLPHGTTIVALKFPGGVVMAGDRRATQGNMIASRDVQKVYITDDYTATGIAGTAAIAVEFARLYAVELEHYEKLEGVALTFAGKVNRLATMVRGNLGAALQGFVALPLLAGFDLDDPDSQAAGRIVSFDAAGGHNLEEEGYQSVGSGSIFAKSSMKKLYHQVNDADSALRVAVEALYDAADDDSATGGPDLVRGIFPTAVLITADGAEEVTQERIAELAREVIQNRSRADTFGPDAHAPRGTDS
- a CDS encoding ubiquitin-like protein Pup; the protein is MAQEQTKRGGGGEDDDLSGGAGAGQERREKLTEETDDLLDEIDDVLEENAEDFVRAYVQKGGQ
- the dop gene encoding depupylase/deamidase Dop, which codes for MQRIIGTEVEYGISSPSDPTANPILTSTQAVLAYAAAAGIQRAKRTRWDYEVESPLRDARGFDLSRASGSPPVVDADEVGAANMILTNGARLYVDHAHPEYSAPECTDPLDAVIWDKAGERVMEAAARHVASVPGAAKLQLYKNNVDGKGASYGSHENYLMSRQTPFSAVIAGLTPFLVSRQVVTGSGRVGIGPSGDEPGFQLSQRADYIEVEVGLETTLKRGIINTRDEPHADADKYRRLHVIIGDANLAETSTYLKLGATSLVLDLIEERMDLSDLALARPVHAVHVISRDPSLRATVALADGRELTALALQRIYLDRVAKLVDSRDPDPRASHVVETWADVLDLLERDPMECAEILDWPAKLRLLEGFRHRENLGWSAPRLHLVDLQYSDVRLDKGLYNRLVARGSMKRLVTEQQVLDAVDSPPTDTRAYFRGECLRRFGADIAAASWDSVIFDLGGDSLVRIPTLEPLRGSKAHVGALLDSVDSAVELVEQLTAT
- the arc gene encoding proteasome ATPase codes for the protein MSESQRHEAREDGFTTPHESGLSSEDAAELEELRREATALREQLENAVGPQSGLRSARDVHQLEARIDSLAARNAKLMDTLKEARQQLLALREEVDRLGQPPSGYGVLLAAHEDDTVDVFTSGRKMRLTCSPNIDVKALKQGQTVRLNEALTVVEAGTFEAVGEISTLREILSDGHRALVVGHADEERIVWLAEPLVSVEHLPDAEVAGPELEDDRPRRLRPGDSLLVDTKAGYAFERIPKAEVEDLVLEEVPDVAYSDIGGLTRQIEQIRDAVELPFLHKELYREYSLRPPKGVLLYGPPGCGKTLIAKAVANSLAKKMAEVRGDDAREAKSYFLNIKGPELLNKFVGETERHIRLIFQRAREKASEGTPVIVFFDEMDSIFRTRGTGVSSDVETTVVPQLLSEIDGVEGLENVIVIGASNREDMIDPAILRPGRLDVKIKIERPDAEAAQDIFSKYLTEELPVNEDDLAEFGGDRSLTIKAMIEKVVDRMYAEIDDNRFLEVTYANGDKEVMYFKDFNSGAMIQNVVDRAKKYAIKSVLETGRKGLRIQHLLDSIVDEFAENEDLPNTTNPDDWARISGKKGERIVYIRTLVTGKSSSANRAIDTESNLGQYL
- a CDS encoding DUF503 domain-containing protein, with protein sequence MWIGWLEFDLLLGDVRSLKQKRSAIRPVIAELQRRFTVSAAETGAQDLHRRAGIGLAVVAADLAHVVDVLDAAERLVAARPEMELLSARRGLRRSDDD
- a CDS encoding tRNA (adenine-N1)-methyltransferase, which translates into the protein MPRTGPFAVGDRVQLTDAKGRHYTMLLTPGGEFHTHRGMIALDSVIGLPEGSVVKSTSGDQFLVLRPLLVDYVMSMPRGAQVIYPKDAAQIVHEGDIFPGARVLEAGAGSGALTCSLLRAVGPQGQVTSYEVRDDHAVHAAHNVDTFFGERPDNWDLVMADLNDYTGGEVDRVVLDMLAPWEVLDTVSRNLVPGGVLMIYVATVTQLSRAVEALRQQQCWTEPRAWESMQRGWYVVGLAVRPQHTMRGHTAFLISARRLAPGAIAPVPLRRKRQLAVPTEATD
- a CDS encoding RecB family exonuclease codes for the protein MREQPAPVRRPALSPSRAADFKQCPLLYRFRAIDRLPEPQSTAQLRGSVVHAALEQLYALPAADRGPDTALTLVAAAWDRVIAERPEAVADIEPALRDALLREARTLFAGYYRLEDPTRFDPQCCEQHVEAELDDGTLLRGFVDRIDVAPTGELRVVDYKTGKAPPEARALAEAKALFQMKFYAVALLRSRGVLPTRLRLLYLADSQVLDYSPDLEELIRFERTLTAIWRAILAAGATGDFRPKRSRLCGWCSHRALCPEFGGTPPPYPGWPERPAA
- a CDS encoding thioesterase family protein produces the protein MIGHLYHRLPDDPSDSGGLAAFESTADTRSNWDPAIQHGSPPLALLTKAIEDLAAGSELRVGRLSLDILGAVPVAPVWVRAEVLRPGNRISLIAADMLAGRPDGSLRTVARVTAWLLARSDTADAAIDRYPPLVEGEASDVSHAWESAPGYLETVSWRRQADDATSAVAWLTPLVPLIDDEPTTALQRLAMVVDSANGIGAALDPREFMFMNTDTVVHLHRLPEGSDFALRSRGSIGPDGIGVTTAEIFDRRGFIGTSAQTLLVQRR